TAACGCCCACCTGGGGCTGCAAGTACAACGACTTTATTAATTGTGTAGTGAATAATTCCGATGCAGGAGTTCATTATGCTGCCTCCACCTTTGGTGACACCACTGACCAAAATGTATCCTACAATGCCCAAAACGCATATCCCTGGGAATTAAACGTATGTGCAGAAGGAAATCGCTTTTTCAACTGCTTATTCAATCAGGTGAGATATGGCATCATACATAACAGTTATTCGGAACAAATTAATTTACAGGATTCCACTTTTATGGACAGAACTCGAAGAAAAATCGTGAAGAGCAATCAATATGTGAATTGCACCTTTATTGCTATGGACACTTCGGTTATCAGCGCCATGTTTTATGCTATGCGCGGTGATACGCTCAACCGAATGATCAATTGTGCTATATATGGTTTCGACAACTTTGAAACACGTTATTTCTCCTACTCCACCACGCCCATCGTTCTGAATTATCACGGAATCGTTCCTACCAAATACATATACGACCACTGTAACTTTTACAACAATTCCTTCAACGGGCAGGTTATATCAAACGGTTATATTCCCCCTCAGCCTTACGGGTACGTTCCCGGAATAAATAATTCTTTGGCAGGAACATTTATTGATTGCAATACGCTTGATCCCGGTTTTATAAATCCGGCCACGCAGAATTTTCATTTAAGTCCGATCCCGTTTTCCGGAACTATTGATAAAGGAAGAAGCAATACAGATATGCAGAATATGGGATACGGATTTCTCAATTTTGATCTCGACAGTTTAACCCGCCCCTGCAGTACCTGGTATGATATAGGAGCCTACGAATACTTTTGTAATATGGGAGAAACGGAGTTATCAGGTTCAACCAATGATATTTTGATTTATCCTAATCCATGCAGCGGGAAATTCCAGCTTCTGAACACCTCATCACCTCAGGTAAAAATTACCCTGTTCACGTCTGACGGGCGACAGGTCATGCATACCATTTATTTTAAAGGCGGAACGGTATTCCTGGCGGATATTCCCAACGGAATTTACTTCTGCAGGATAGTTGAAGCAGAT
This DNA window, taken from Bacteroidia bacterium, encodes the following:
- a CDS encoding T9SS type A sorting domain-containing protein; the protein is MTLRLFLLFLFSYAVSCAQTYYVAPGGSMSLSTSIVTPGDITFAFANAPSSSTVYMKAGNYGAVNLVVGNDSTTFIGYTQTPGDLDASDMPDSLPNYLTGNYALTFPTIDKNDKANGGVAITAYQNKVHISGIYIRNYYMAISQAGLYAHFENIIMDGFGDNSLSYSGFGLTCFGSNNLVEECFLLNAAAEGFTIKGNNNIVRHSQCYANDNTGYASTDYYFILTFNSGYGIGRDNLIEDCFAERVGNLNHGGHGFCTVGFYIHQACSPGYCYDPGYRYDSVIYNTTRNCSTRNIREVVLLRGTNTCYNQFINVRGLGGGALTPTWGCKYNDFINCVVNNSDAGVHYAASTFGDTTDQNVSYNAQNAYPWELNVCAEGNRFFNCLFNQVRYGIIHNSYSEQINLQDSTFMDRTRRKIVKSNQYVNCTFIAMDTSVISAMFYAMRGDTLNRMINCAIYGFDNFETRYFSYSTTPIVLNYHGIVPTKYIYDHCNFYNNSFNGQVISNGYIPPQPYGYVPGINNSLAGTFIDCNTLDPGFINPATQNFHLSPIPFSGTIDKGRSNTDMQNMGYGFLNFDLDSLTRPCSTWYDIGAYEYFCNMGETELSGSTNDILIYPNPCSGKFQLLNTSSPQVKITLFTSDGRQVMHTIYFKGGTVFLADIPNGIYFCRIVEADGGTIFKPLLVQGSN